A region of Salvia splendens isolate huo1 chromosome 17, SspV2, whole genome shotgun sequence DNA encodes the following proteins:
- the LOC121774878 gene encoding DAZ-associated protein 1-like isoform X1 has product MTDRKLVVLGIPWDVDTEGLREYMSKFGEMEDCIVLKERSTGRSRGFGYATFVTAEDAKAALASEHLLGNRVLEVKVATPKDEMKTSSKKVTRIFVARIPPSVTEAVFRSHFEKYGEITDIYMPKDPSTKGHRGIGFITFVNAEAVDDLMAETHELGGSTVVVDRATPKEEEFRPVSRAPQNGGGYGAYNAYINAATRYATLGAPTLYDPPGAMYGREVARGMGKKIFVGRLPQEASVEDLRHYFGRFGRILDVYVPKDPKRTGHRGFGFVTFADDGVADRVGRRSHEICGHQIAIDSATPIDDATATAAAGPSGTFPTNNPEPFGYGVLPMRSYGRMYGSLDFDDWGYGVGGSMNGGRPPRADYRYRPY; this is encoded by the exons ATGACTGACCGGAAGCTCGTT GTGTTGGGAATTCCATGGGATGTCGATACTGAGGGATTGAGGGAATACATGAGCAAATTCGGGGAGATGGAGGACTGTATTGTATTAAAG GAACGTTCTACCGGTCGCTCTCGTGGTTTTGGGTATGCAACATTTGTTACAGCCGAGGATGCAAAG GCGGCATTAGCAAGTGAGCATTTACTTGGCAATAGGGTGCTGGAAGTCAAAGTAGCCACTCCAAAG gaTGAAATGAAAACCTCATCCAAGAAAGTTACCAGGATATTTGTGGCTAGAATTCCACCATCAGTAACTGAAGCTGTTTTCAGAAG CCATTTTGAGAAATACGGCGAAATAACAGATATATACATGCCGAAG GATCCATCTACCAAAGGCCATCGTGGAATTGGATTTATCACTTTTGTGAATGCTG AAGCAGTAGATGATCTAATGGCTGAGACTCATGAGTTGGGCGGTTCAACTGTTGTTGTGGATCGAGCAACCCCGAAG GAGGAAGAGTTCAGGCCAGTTAGCCGAGCGCCGCAAAACGGGGGTGGATATGGTGCATATAATGCTTATATTAATGCTGCGACTAGATATGCTACACTTGGTGCACCAACCCTGTATGATCCTCCTGGTGCCATGTATGGAA GGGAGGTAGCTCGTGGAATGGGAAAAAAAATCTTCGTTGGTAGGCTTCCTCAGGAGGCAAGTGTAGAAGATCTTCGCCATTATTTTGGGAGATTTGGACGAATTTTAGATGTTTATGTTCCAAAG GACCCCAAGAGAACAGGTCATAGAGGATTTGGTTTTGTTACTTTCGCTGATGATGGTGTTGCAGATCGTGTAGGTCGAAGATCACATGAGATATGTGGACATCAG ATTGCAATAGATTCAGCAACACCTATTGATGATGCTACAGCTACTGCTGCTGCTGGCCCAAGTGGTACTTTCCCGACGAATAACCCTGAGCCATTTGGGTATGGTGTACTGCCTATGCGCAGTTATGGTAGGATGTATGGGAGCTTAGATTTTGATGAT TGGGGTTATGGTGTTGGCGGCAGTATGAACGGAGGCAGACCTCCACGTGCAGATTACAGGTATAGGCCTTACTAA
- the LOC121774878 gene encoding DAZ-associated protein 1-like isoform X2 encodes MTDRKLVVLGIPWDVDTEGLREYMSKFGEMEDCIVLKERSTGRSRGFGYATFVTAEDAKAALASEHLLGNRVLEVKVATPKDEMKTSSKKVTRIFVARIPPSVTEAVFRSHFEKYGEITDIYMPKDPSTKGHRGIGFITFVNAEAVDDLMAETHELGGSTVVVDRATPKEEEFRPVSRAPQNGGGYGAYNAYINAATRYATLGAPTLYDPPGAMYGTRGMGKKIFVGRLPQEASVEDLRHYFGRFGRILDVYVPKDPKRTGHRGFGFVTFADDGVADRVGRRSHEICGHQIAIDSATPIDDATATAAAGPSGTFPTNNPEPFGYGVLPMRSYGRMYGSLDFDDWGYGVGGSMNGGRPPRADYRYRPY; translated from the exons ATGACTGACCGGAAGCTCGTT GTGTTGGGAATTCCATGGGATGTCGATACTGAGGGATTGAGGGAATACATGAGCAAATTCGGGGAGATGGAGGACTGTATTGTATTAAAG GAACGTTCTACCGGTCGCTCTCGTGGTTTTGGGTATGCAACATTTGTTACAGCCGAGGATGCAAAG GCGGCATTAGCAAGTGAGCATTTACTTGGCAATAGGGTGCTGGAAGTCAAAGTAGCCACTCCAAAG gaTGAAATGAAAACCTCATCCAAGAAAGTTACCAGGATATTTGTGGCTAGAATTCCACCATCAGTAACTGAAGCTGTTTTCAGAAG CCATTTTGAGAAATACGGCGAAATAACAGATATATACATGCCGAAG GATCCATCTACCAAAGGCCATCGTGGAATTGGATTTATCACTTTTGTGAATGCTG AAGCAGTAGATGATCTAATGGCTGAGACTCATGAGTTGGGCGGTTCAACTGTTGTTGTGGATCGAGCAACCCCGAAG GAGGAAGAGTTCAGGCCAGTTAGCCGAGCGCCGCAAAACGGGGGTGGATATGGTGCATATAATGCTTATATTAATGCTGCGACTAGATATGCTACACTTGGTGCACCAACCCTGTATGATCCTCCTGGTGCCATGTATGGAA CTCGTGGAATGGGAAAAAAAATCTTCGTTGGTAGGCTTCCTCAGGAGGCAAGTGTAGAAGATCTTCGCCATTATTTTGGGAGATTTGGACGAATTTTAGATGTTTATGTTCCAAAG GACCCCAAGAGAACAGGTCATAGAGGATTTGGTTTTGTTACTTTCGCTGATGATGGTGTTGCAGATCGTGTAGGTCGAAGATCACATGAGATATGTGGACATCAG ATTGCAATAGATTCAGCAACACCTATTGATGATGCTACAGCTACTGCTGCTGCTGGCCCAAGTGGTACTTTCCCGACGAATAACCCTGAGCCATTTGGGTATGGTGTACTGCCTATGCGCAGTTATGGTAGGATGTATGGGAGCTTAGATTTTGATGAT TGGGGTTATGGTGTTGGCGGCAGTATGAACGGAGGCAGACCTCCACGTGCAGATTACAGGTATAGGCCTTACTAA